Proteins encoded together in one Thalassotalea crassostreae window:
- the trmA gene encoding tRNA (uridine(54)-C5)-methyltransferase TrmA produces the protein MHSHIHPDNYQAQLDKKKADMSALFAPFSVPEAQVFTSEPLNYRLRAEFRVWHDGDDVYYIMFNKETREKYRVDQFPVASIIINQAMQSLIANIKDNESLRRKLFQVDFLSTLSGELLVSMLYHKQLDDEWQVQAKELKRTLSDIAPVDIIGRARKLKIVLDKEYVTEILTVKGKQYSYQQVENSFTQPNGGVNQKMLTWASDATENSTGDLVELYCGNGNFSIALANNFDKVLATEISKSSVQSAQFNIAANNVENLDIIRMSSEEFSQAMNGEREFRRLEGFDLSNYSYDTVLVDPPRAGMDEDSCELVSRFEKIIYISCNPQTLFENLEILSKTHNVVEFALFDQFPYTDHIECGMILTRK, from the coding sequence ATGCACAGTCACATTCACCCAGATAACTACCAAGCTCAGCTAGATAAGAAAAAAGCTGATATGTCGGCACTATTTGCCCCTTTTTCTGTTCCTGAAGCGCAGGTATTCACTTCTGAACCACTAAACTATCGTCTGCGAGCAGAATTTAGGGTGTGGCATGATGGCGACGACGTATATTACATTATGTTTAACAAAGAAACTCGTGAAAAATATCGAGTGGATCAATTTCCTGTTGCCAGCATTATAATCAACCAAGCGATGCAAAGCCTTATCGCTAATATTAAAGATAATGAGTCATTACGCCGAAAATTATTTCAAGTTGATTTCCTTTCAACCTTAAGTGGTGAGTTGTTGGTCAGTATGCTTTATCACAAGCAGCTTGATGATGAGTGGCAAGTCCAAGCTAAAGAGCTTAAGAGAACATTAAGTGATATTGCACCGGTAGATATTATTGGCCGCGCTCGAAAACTAAAAATTGTTTTAGACAAAGAGTACGTGACCGAGATTTTAACGGTAAAGGGTAAACAATATAGCTATCAACAAGTGGAAAATAGCTTTACTCAACCTAATGGTGGCGTCAACCAAAAGATGTTGACTTGGGCAAGCGATGCGACCGAAAACTCTACCGGAGATTTAGTCGAATTGTACTGTGGTAATGGAAATTTTAGCATTGCTCTGGCAAATAATTTTGACAAAGTATTAGCCACAGAAATATCAAAATCTTCAGTTCAATCGGCACAATTTAATATCGCAGCTAATAACGTCGAAAATCTCGATATTATTCGAATGTCTAGTGAAGAGTTTAGTCAAGCGATGAATGGCGAACGCGAATTCAGACGTTTAGAAGGATTTGATCTGAGTAACTATAGTTATGATACGGTACTAGTAGATCCGCCGCGTGCAGGAATGGATGAAGATTCATGCGAGCTAGTATCGCGCTTTGAAAAAATTATTTACATCTCTTGTAATCCACAAACATTATTCGAAAATTTAGAAATATTAAGTAAGACTCATAACGTCGTTGAATTTGCGTTGTTTGATCAATTTCCTTATACCGACCACATTGAATGTGGCATGATTTTAACCCGCAAATAA
- a CDS encoding YjiH family protein yields MKELISPRNLLVFLLPSLLGIFIFMFPISQGSDLSIPVAIMAKSMQGFVASIIIEMICILTIASALFTVVINVFQPKFILPNSFLGSLFMVTPVWMLIRCLGAAFAVLIYTKSGSEMIWSSSTGGMLLNDLMPILFSVFILAGLLLPLLLSFGLLELIGTLFSKIMRPLFKLPGRSAIDCTTSWLGDGTVGVLLTSKQYEQRIYTEREAAVVGTTFSAVSITFSLIVIAQVNLLHLFVPFYAAVCLSGFVAALIVPRLPPLRWKKDVYIDGTLPDPNASEVPDGENIFTHAFKLALKRASEVTSFVEVLVQGLKNALEMLFAVIPVVLGIGTLALIAAEHTPIFDWLGQPFVPYLELLQVPEAEAAAKTVVIGFADMFLPAILIASVENEMTRFIIAALSISQLIYLSEVGAMLLGTKIPVNILDLFVIFLLRTIVTLPIITLIAHMVF; encoded by the coding sequence ATGAAAGAACTAATATCACCTCGTAACCTACTCGTATTTTTGTTGCCGTCTTTGCTTGGCATTTTTATTTTCATGTTTCCTATATCGCAAGGTTCAGATTTAAGCATACCTGTAGCCATCATGGCCAAATCAATGCAGGGGTTTGTCGCCTCGATAATTATCGAAATGATTTGTATTTTGACGATAGCAAGTGCACTTTTTACTGTTGTCATAAATGTTTTCCAGCCTAAATTCATTTTACCCAACTCGTTTCTCGGCAGCTTATTTATGGTAACCCCAGTTTGGATGTTAATCCGATGTCTTGGTGCAGCGTTTGCCGTACTAATTTATACCAAATCGGGTAGTGAAATGATTTGGAGTTCTAGCACTGGTGGCATGTTATTGAATGACTTAATGCCAATACTGTTTTCGGTATTCATTTTGGCGGGACTATTACTTCCATTGCTTTTAAGTTTTGGCTTGTTGGAATTAATCGGAACCTTGTTTAGTAAAATTATGCGTCCGTTATTTAAGTTGCCTGGTCGTTCCGCCATCGACTGTACTACCTCTTGGTTAGGGGATGGGACTGTAGGTGTATTACTAACAAGCAAACAATACGAGCAAAGGATATATACAGAACGAGAAGCCGCTGTTGTTGGAACAACGTTTTCTGCAGTGTCGATTACCTTTAGTTTAATCGTGATTGCGCAGGTAAATCTATTACATTTGTTTGTTCCGTTTTATGCTGCTGTATGTCTTTCTGGATTTGTTGCTGCCTTAATAGTGCCGAGGCTTCCTCCACTTAGGTGGAAAAAGGATGTTTATATCGATGGTACGTTACCAGATCCTAATGCAAGCGAAGTACCAGACGGGGAAAACATTTTTACTCATGCATTTAAGTTGGCATTAAAACGAGCAAGCGAAGTAACGAGTTTTGTTGAGGTGCTAGTGCAGGGTCTTAAAAATGCGCTTGAAATGTTATTTGCGGTTATTCCAGTGGTGTTGGGGATTGGTACGTTAGCGCTTATTGCTGCCGAGCATACGCCAATATTTGATTGGTTAGGGCAGCCTTTTGTTCCTTATTTAGAATTATTGCAGGTGCCAGAAGCAGAGGCTGCAGCAAAAACCGTTGTCATTGGTTTTGCTGATATGTTTTTACCTGCGATATTAATCGCATCGGTCGAAAACGAAATGACTAGATTTATTATTGCGGCTTTATCAATATCACAATTAATTTATTTGTCTGAAGTGGGAGCTATGTTGCTAGGGACTAAAATTCCAGTAAACATTCTCGACTTATTTGTGATTTTTTTGCTGCGTACAATTGTAACGTTACCAATAATTACGTTAATAGCTCATATGGTATTTTAA